In Bernardetia sp., a single window of DNA contains:
- a CDS encoding efflux RND transporter permease subunit — MFNKFIQRPVLAIVLSLIIIFMGILAMNTLPKSQFPDISPPMVIVRASYPGASAKVLTESVLIPLEQAVNGVPGMKYMTSDATSAGEANIQIVFNLGTDPNQAVVNINTRIAQVLNRLPILVQREGVIVNRIIPNMLMYVNLYSKDTKADMKFLFNFAGVNMLPELQRVSGIGQASILGSRQYAMRVWLKPDRMRAYNISADDVMEALEDQSVIGSPGRIGRGDGKTSQSLEYVLTYEGRFNDVEQYKNVIIKANGEGEILRLKDIANVELGSEYYDIYSNLNEYPSAAIVLKQSYGSNASEVVEEVKAKLEELKKTSFPAGMDYEISYNVSDFLDASTENVVHTLRDAFILVALVVFLFLGDWRSTLIPILAVPVSLIGAFIFMQMFGLTINMITLFALVLAIGIVVDDAIVVVEAVHAKMEEEPNISPFNAVKKVLGEISGAVIAITLLMTAVFVPVAFMTGPVGIFYRQFSITMTSSIIISGLVALTLTPVLSAMILKKHAHGHDKKRNIFTRFIDGFNFLFEKLTNVYVRLLNLIVTRKLLTGFLILLFAVGIFGITQIMPTGFIPSEDQGMIYAVVQTPPGSTLERTNDVTRQLQKIAEEIDAIQSVSALAGYEVLTEGRGSNAGTCIINLKPWNERHETVHEVIEELEEKASEISGAVIEFFDPPAVPGYGAAGGFSLQLLDKTNTGDYVELEKVNNEFMERLEKRPELTGLFTFFSANYPQYELVIDNQLAMQKGVSIGNAMNTLSIMVGSTYELGFIKFQRYFKVFVQASPEYRKLPEDVLNMWVKNDKREMVPFSAFMTIKKTQGANEINRYNMYTTASIRGGSAEGFSSGEAIAAIQEEAKTLPRGYDIDWGGLSKDEVSRGNEAIFIFVIVLAFVYMVLSAQYESFIIPLAVIFSLPAGVFGSFALLKFMGLANDIYAQVGLVMLVGLLGKNAVLIVEFAVQKQQQGATVLEAAIEGARVRFRPILMTSFAFMAGLIPLVLSHGAGAIGNRTIGASSLGGMLFGTIFGVIIVPGLYYIFGSIAEGKHLIKDEDETPLTEEKHALETNS; from the coding sequence ATGTTTAATAAATTTATTCAGCGACCTGTGCTTGCCATAGTGTTATCGCTTATCATAATCTTTATGGGTATTTTGGCAATGAATACCCTTCCTAAATCACAATTTCCAGATATTTCTCCTCCAATGGTTATTGTGCGTGCTTCTTACCCTGGTGCAAGTGCAAAAGTTTTGACCGAATCTGTACTGATTCCACTAGAGCAAGCCGTAAATGGTGTTCCAGGAATGAAATACATGACTTCTGATGCTACTTCGGCAGGTGAAGCTAATATTCAAATTGTCTTCAATTTGGGAACAGACCCAAACCAAGCTGTTGTAAATATCAACACACGTATTGCACAGGTTTTAAACCGTTTGCCTATTTTAGTTCAACGTGAGGGAGTAATCGTAAACCGAATTATTCCAAACATGCTAATGTATGTAAACTTATACAGTAAAGACACAAAAGCAGATATGAAATTTCTTTTCAACTTTGCTGGTGTTAATATGCTTCCAGAGTTGCAGCGTGTTTCTGGTATTGGACAAGCAAGTATTTTGGGTAGCCGTCAGTATGCGATGCGTGTTTGGCTCAAACCAGACCGTATGCGAGCTTATAATATTTCAGCAGATGACGTTATGGAAGCCTTAGAAGACCAAAGTGTTATCGGTTCTCCTGGGCGAATTGGTAGAGGAGACGGCAAAACGTCGCAATCTTTAGAATATGTTTTGACGTATGAAGGACGTTTTAATGATGTTGAACAGTATAAAAATGTAATCATCAAGGCAAATGGGGAAGGCGAAATTTTACGATTAAAAGATATTGCCAATGTAGAGTTAGGAAGTGAATACTATGACATTTATTCTAATCTGAATGAATATCCTTCGGCTGCGATTGTCTTAAAACAAAGTTATGGAAGTAATGCTAGTGAGGTAGTAGAAGAAGTAAAAGCAAAGCTAGAAGAGCTTAAAAAAACATCCTTTCCTGCTGGAATGGATTACGAGATTAGTTACAACGTATCTGATTTTTTAGATGCTTCGACTGAAAACGTAGTTCATACCCTTAGAGATGCTTTTATTTTGGTGGCATTGGTGGTATTTCTATTTTTAGGAGATTGGCGTTCCACACTCATTCCAATTCTTGCTGTTCCTGTTTCGCTTATTGGAGCATTTATTTTTATGCAAATGTTCGGCTTGACCATAAACATGATTACTCTTTTTGCTCTTGTTTTGGCAATTGGTATAGTTGTCGATGATGCGATTGTGGTGGTAGAGGCTGTTCATGCCAAGATGGAAGAAGAACCAAATATATCGCCTTTCAATGCTGTAAAAAAAGTATTGGGCGAGATTAGTGGAGCTGTAATAGCAATTACCTTGCTTATGACGGCTGTTTTTGTTCCTGTAGCTTTCATGACAGGTCCTGTGGGAATTTTTTATAGACAGTTTTCGATTACCATGACTTCTTCCATTATTATTTCTGGATTGGTTGCTCTTACACTTACACCTGTTTTGAGTGCCATGATTTTGAAAAAACATGCTCACGGACACGACAAAAAACGTAATATTTTTACTCGCTTTATAGATGGATTTAATTTCTTATTCGAAAAATTAACTAACGTATATGTCCGTTTGTTGAATCTTATCGTAACTAGAAAATTATTAACAGGATTTTTGATACTTCTTTTTGCAGTTGGAATTTTCGGAATTACACAAATTATGCCTACTGGTTTTATTCCAAGCGAAGACCAAGGAATGATTTATGCCGTTGTTCAGACACCTCCCGGTTCAACGCTAGAGCGTACTAATGACGTAACTCGCCAACTTCAAAAAATTGCTGAAGAAATAGATGCTATTCAATCGGTTTCTGCACTAGCAGGTTATGAAGTTTTGACGGAAGGACGTGGTTCTAACGCAGGTACATGTATCATCAACCTCAAACCGTGGAATGAAAGACACGAAACAGTACACGAAGTTATTGAAGAACTAGAGGAAAAAGCAAGTGAAATTTCAGGAGCTGTTATTGAATTTTTCGACCCTCCAGCCGTTCCAGGGTATGGGGCAGCAGGTGGATTTTCACTCCAGCTTTTAGATAAAACCAATACTGGAGATTATGTAGAGCTAGAAAAAGTAAACAATGAGTTTATGGAAAGACTAGAAAAACGTCCAGAACTGACAGGTTTGTTTACTTTCTTTAGTGCCAATTATCCTCAATACGAGCTTGTTATTGACAATCAGTTGGCAATGCAAAAAGGTGTGTCGATAGGAAATGCAATGAATACACTTTCTATTATGGTTGGTAGTACGTATGAGCTTGGTTTTATCAAGTTTCAACGTTATTTCAAAGTATTTGTACAGGCTTCTCCCGAATATAGAAAACTTCCAGAAGATGTTTTGAATATGTGGGTAAAGAATGACAAGAGGGAAATGGTACCTTTTTCTGCTTTCATGACTATCAAAAAAACACAGGGAGCAAACGAAATCAACAGATACAATATGTACACTACGGCTTCTATTAGAGGAGGTTCGGCAGAAGGTTTTAGTAGTGGAGAAGCAATTGCAGCTATTCAAGAAGAAGCAAAAACTTTACCTAGAGGTTATGACATTGATTGGGGTGGACTTTCCAAAGATGAGGTTTCTCGTGGAAATGAAGCTATTTTTATTTTTGTTATTGTTTTAGCGTTTGTGTATATGGTTTTATCAGCACAATACGAAAGTTTTATTATTCCTTTGGCTGTTATTTTTTCACTTCCTGCTGGGGTTTTTGGTTCGTTTGCCTTACTCAAGTTTATGGGACTTGCCAATGATATTTATGCACAAGTAGGTCTTGTGATGCTTGTAGGACTTTTAGGTAAAAATGCCGTTCTGATTGTAGAGTTTGCCGTTCAGAAGCAACAACAAGGTGCAACAGTTTTGGAAGCTGCCATTGAAGGAGCAAGAGTTCGTTTCAGACCTATTTTGATGACTTCTTTTGCTTTTATGGCTGGACTTATTCCTCTTGTTCTGTCGCATGGTGCTGGAGCTATTGGAAACCGTACTATTGGAGCATCTTCGCTTGGTGGAATGCTCTTCGGAACTATCTTCGGTGTTATTATCGTACCAGGGCTGTATTACATCTTTGGTTCGATAGCAGAAGGAAAACATCTAATTAAAGATGAAGATGAAACTCCTCTGACAGAAGAAAAACACGCTTTAGAGACTAATTCATAA
- a CDS encoding efflux RND transporter periplasmic adaptor subunit, protein MNKILLGLMCLCICVCSVSCQSHKEKKEEKTHFLVTSPIKMDTSITKEYVCQIHSIRHIELRALEKGYLQDTYVDEGQLVKKGQMMFQIMPMLYEAETKKAQAEVDFANIEYQNTKRLADSSIVSPNELALAKAKLDKAKAELSLTQVHLGFTKITAPFDGIMDRLKVRQGSLLDEGELLTTLSDNSTMWVYFNVPENEYLEYQSHKKEDSVTKVKLVMANNKLFPQTGRIDVIEADFNNETGNIAFRASFPNPNQLLRHGETGNIQMNIPFREAIIVPQKATYEILDNKYVFVVDKDNIVRSRQISIGAEMEDLYAISEGLKETDKILLEGLRKVRDGDKITYEYKKPKEVISHLKVYTE, encoded by the coding sequence ATGAATAAGATATTACTTGGGCTTATGTGCTTATGTATTTGTGTATGTAGCGTAAGCTGCCAATCCCACAAAGAAAAAAAAGAAGAAAAAACTCACTTTTTAGTTACAAGTCCCATCAAAATGGATACTTCAATTACAAAAGAGTATGTTTGTCAAATTCATTCTATTCGTCATATTGAACTTAGAGCGTTAGAAAAAGGCTATTTGCAAGATACGTATGTAGATGAAGGACAACTTGTAAAGAAAGGGCAAATGATGTTTCAGATTATGCCAATGCTCTACGAAGCAGAAACTAAAAAAGCACAAGCAGAAGTAGATTTTGCAAATATTGAATATCAAAATACCAAAAGGTTAGCTGATAGTTCAATAGTTTCTCCCAACGAACTTGCGCTTGCTAAAGCAAAATTAGACAAAGCCAAAGCAGAACTCTCTCTTACACAAGTGCATTTAGGATTTACAAAAATCACAGCTCCTTTTGATGGTATTATGGATAGACTAAAAGTAAGACAGGGAAGTCTTTTAGATGAAGGCGAACTGCTAACTACCCTTTCAGATAATAGCACCATGTGGGTGTATTTTAATGTTCCTGAAAATGAATATTTGGAATACCAATCTCACAAAAAAGAGGATAGTGTTACAAAAGTAAAATTGGTAATGGCAAATAATAAACTATTCCCACAGACAGGAAGAATTGATGTTATTGAAGCTGATTTTAATAATGAAACTGGAAATATTGCTTTTCGTGCTAGTTTTCCCAATCCAAATCAACTTTTAAGACATGGCGAAACTGGAAATATTCAGATGAATATTCCATTTAGAGAAGCTATCATTGTCCCACAAAAAGCGACGTATGAAATTTTGGATAATAAATATGTTTTTGTGGTGGACAAAGATAATATTGTGCGTTCTAGGCAAATCTCTATTGGAGCAGAAATGGAAGATTTGTATGCGATTAGTGAAGGACTAAAAGAAACTGATAAGATTCTTTTAGAAGGACTGCGTAAGGTAAGAGATGGCGACAAAATTACCTACGAATATAAGAAGCCTAAAGAAGTGATTTCGCATCTGAAAGTATATACAGAATAA